TACGAAGATGGCGATATCATTCATATCGATTTAGCTCAGGAAGTTTCTTTCCTTAATAAAGCTGCTATTAAGCAGACCTTAAATGATATTCCTGAAAATTCAAAAGTAATTATCAATGCTCATGATACAGAATATATCGCGCATGATGTTCTGGATTTAATTCGTGAATTTAAAGAAACCCGTGCTGTTGATGAAAACATCACCGTAAAACTAACTGGTTTTAAAGAAGCTTATGAATTAGAAAATACTCCTGAAAACGGTAATCATGTTACTATAGAGCATTATTACGATATTGTAAAAAGAGAAGTCGTAAGAAAAGAAGAAGTCAAAGAAGATTTTTAAAACAAATTATATCAAAAGATATTTATCAGGTTTGAGAACTATCAAAATTTAAATAACTTTACAAAAATTAAAAGTCTTTTTGATATGCTTAAGCATTGATAATACAAAAAACTAAAAAAAAATGAGAGAGTTTTATAAACAAATACTTGAGAACAACAAGAAATGGGTCGAGGATTCGTTAGCGAAAGATCCTAATTATTTTGCTGATTTGGCAAAAGGACAATCTCCGCCTTTATTATGGATTGGTTGTTCTGACAGCCGTGTTCCTGCAAACGAAATTATCGGTGCTAAACCAGGTGAAGTTTTCGTGCACAGAAATATTGCCAACATGGTAGTGCACTCAGATATGAACATGTTAAGTGTACTGGATTATGCAGTAAATGTTTTAAAAGTAAAACACGTGATTGTATGCGGACATTACGGATGCGGCGGTGTTAAAGCGGCAATGGGTAAACAATCAGTTGGAATTATTGATAACTGGCTTCGTCACATTAAAGATGAATACCGTTTACACGACAAGTATTTGAACTCTATTGAAGACGAAACAGAGCGTTTCAACACATTCGTAGAAATCAACGCAAAAGAACAGGTTTACAATCTGGCAAAAACTTCAATTGTGCAGGGCGCTTGGAAAAATGGCCAAGATTTAATGCTTCACGGATGGGTGTACGGATTAAATTCTGGTTTCGTAACCGATTTAAATGTAACGATTAGTTCAAACGAAGAACTGGATGAAGTTTATCAGCTTGATCTTTAATATAAAAAGAAAAAAATCGCCTCAAGAGGGCGATTTTTTTTATTCGTTTTCATCTAAATTTTCATTAAAGGCAGATGGTAACATAGTTGGAATAAACTTAATTAATATCGGCAGTAATAAACTTCCGCCCGGAAGCAGGAAAATTGTTAATGATGGTATGGTTTTACAAATATCCAAAAGTTGTTTTTTGACTTTCTTTTTTTCTTTCGGATCAAGATCTCGAGTTGTTGAATAAGCCAGTAAAACCATTAATTCCTTACTTTGAACAATTTCTTTAATCAATCTGTTTTTATTTCTTACGATTAATTTCATAACGCTGTGCGTCATCTGGTCATAAAAATGTTTTACAGGATTTGAATAATTGAAATACGGAATTTTCTGCTTATGAGTGGTAATAAATGTGTTGGTTGTACTGATGCTTTGAGTTACAAAATCATCAGAAACTCCCATTGTTGAACCCAGTGAATATAAAAAGTACGATTCTTCGTTTTCTACAACACCATCGCTCCAAAGCGCCATTCCAGCCATATCAATTAAATAATATTGCTCTAATTTGTTTTTGAAGTAATCGAGGTGCAATGTTTCTAAGGTTTCAACCGTAACTTTCGAAAATTTCGAATATCGGATTGAAGCTTCGAAAAGTTTAATTAATAAATCGTCGTGCTGCGATTTTACAGTTTTGGTTTTTAAAGCCAAGCCTACAATTCCCAACACGGTTTCTTCAATACGTTTTAGATATTTTTCCGGAATTTCTCCGTGCTCCAAATATTTTCTAAAGGCCAAAACATCAATAAATAAAAGCGCATTGGTTACCAAATGCGAAAAGTTTTTACTGATGATACTGTCATTTGTTTGAACTCTTTCGTCAATTATGGTTTCTAGCGATAAAGAAGGCGTATCTTTTGGGAGTAACATTTTAAACAAATTAAACCCTTCAGGATTCATCTGTTTGTAGAATTTTAAAACTTCATTGATAAAGTTTCTAGGTTCGGAATTCCTTTTTTCTAAACAAAATACATGGTAAAGTGTATTTAATAAAGCTACTTTAGAGATTTCAGTTTTAAACCAGCCTTTTATAGCGATGGGAACTTGTGAATCAATTGCAATAATATGGCCGTATATAAAGCCGGTTTCCCTCACTTTATAGTAGAACGAATCTGTAGTCTCAAAAGGGATTGCCTCTGAAAACTTCTGCTCACTAAAAAATTTATCTATCCAGCCGTGTGCTGATGGGTTAATCATTGCATTACATTTATAACTGCAAAGCTATATCTTTTTCTTGTTACAGAATATATTAAAATAAAATAACCACTAGATTTTTGTGAAAAATAGTGGTTATTATAATTTTTTCTTATTTAATGATTCCTGCACAAGCTACTCGTCCTCCAGCATTTCCAGTCGGTTGAGTTGTAAAATCATCTGTTCCTTGGTGTACGATTAAACCTTTTCCGATTACGTTTTTAGTAGCGTCGTCGCAACCAATACACCATTCGTCAGTAGTAAAAGTGATTGTTCCGTTACCTTTTGCATCAGCTGTAAAGTTTCCAATATCACCTTTATGATATTCTCCAACTCCCCATTTTCCGTGTTTTTTGAAAGTTGGGTTCCAGTGTCCGCCTGCAGAACTTCCATCTGCCGAGCTGCAATCTGCTTTTTCGTGAATGTGTATGGCGTGAACTCCCGGCTCTAAACCGCTTACTTTAGCAGTAAAAGTTACTTGTCCGTTTTTTTCAGTAAAAGTCGCTGTTCCGGCTACTTTACTATTACTTTTTGGTTCTAATGCTACAGTTAGTGTTTTAGCATCATTTGATTTTGTATTTGTTTTACAACCAATAATTAAGGCTGAAATTATAGCGAATGATACGATTAATTTTTTCATATGAATGGGCAATTAAATTAAAGATTAAGTAAATTTAACATAAAATAACGGAATTGATTAACTCAAAAAGTTAAAAAAAAGTCAAACTATACGTTATAATTTAAGATCGATTGAGTTCAAAACCGGAAAATATTGTTTAAATTCGTAAGTGATTTAACGAATAATTTCTGAAAATATTAATCTCTAATTCACTCATATTTAATTCTTAAGGTTATGATGAAAAAGATTTTTTCCTTCATTTTTATAAGTATGATAGCAGTTTCCTGTAATTGTACTAAAAACAAAAAAAGTAATATTTCGCAATTAGAAGGAAGCTGGGAGCTTAATTATATCACCGGTCCAAAAATTGCTTTTGATGGTTTGTACCCAAATAAAAAACCAAGTATTAATTTCGATTTGAAAGAAAATCGAGTTTCTGGAAATAACAGCTGTAATACATATTCAGGGAAATTAGTTTTGGATGGAAACAAAATTGATTTTACACAGCCTATGATGTCTACCAAAATGATGTGTTTAGACGGGCAGGGAGAGAAGATTTATATGAATACACTTCAAAAAGTCACTTCATATGATATTACAGATGACGGCAAAACGCTCAATTTTATTTCGGGAGATATTGCAGTAATGAGATTTACAAGAAAATAATAATCGAATGAAAACGAAGATATACATTGTAATGCTTATAAGTATTTTGAGTTTTTCGGTTTACGGACAGGAAAAAACAAAAAAAGAACTTAAAGCTGAAAAGGAGCTGAAAAAACAAAAAGAAATCGAAGCCCTAATTGATGCTAAGAATTTTGTTTTTGAAGCACAAAAATTGACACCACAGGGTGGAAGGTTGATTAATTTAGATTACGGAGTGTATTTTTTGAAATTTAATGAAGAAAAAACAACTTGTGATCTTCCTTTTTTCGGACGTGGATTTAATGTTGGTTATGGAAGTGACGGTGGAATTAAATTTGAAGGCAAACCTGAGAACCTTAAAATTGAAAAGAAAAAGAAGAGTTTTATATTGAAAACAACTGTAAAAGGAAAAGATGACGTTTATGATTTAATGTTCACGATTTTTTTTGATGGCGGAACTTCACTTTCAGTAAACAGCAACAACAGATCACCAATTTTTTATGATGGAGAAATAAGCGCTCCCAAAACAGATAAAAAGTAGAATTGATTTTTTTGTTTTGAATAAGGCTTAAAATAGTGTAATGAGTTAACAATCAGAATGCATAATTATTTAGAAACAAAATTTAAAAATCGAAACTATGAAAAAAGTAAGTCTTATTTTTATGATGGCTTTTGCCATGTTTTCATCTTATGCACAGTCTTCCTTTAAAGAAGATGTAGATGTTTTACAAAGTGTTTACGGAAAATCTAAAAGTGATTTGGTAAAACAGTATATGAATTTGTCTGATGCACAATCTGCTGCTTTTACAAAAGTTTATGATGATTATGAAACAAAGAGAAAAGCCCTCGGACAAACCAAATTTCAACTTATAAATGATTACGCTGCGAATTATGAAACTTTGACTAATGCTAAAGCCGACGAGCTGGCTAAAGGAACTTTAAAAAATCATATTAGTTACGAAAAACTATATTGCAAAACGTATTCAAAAGCTAAAAAAGCAATTGGAGCTATTAATGCAGCAAAATTCATTCAGCTTGAAGTATATCTGCAGACTATAATCAGAGCAGAGATTTTAGAATCTATTCCGTTTATTGGAGAATTGGATAAAACTAAAATTCAATAACTTTTATATAAAAAGAAAAACGGCAGTCGCTCCAAGAGTTACTGCCGTTTTTTTTATTTAATGCTGTATTTATTTAGCTGTTTTTACTTCATAGATGGCATTTACCATTCCGTCTCTAAAAGTGTCTAAAGTCAATTCCCAAAACATAATACCGCCAAGTTTTTTAGCTTTTGCATATTCAGTTTTAGCTTTAATAGATTTAAGATCGTCAGAAGTTGCAAATGTTTTAGTTTGTGCATTATACCAGTATGGTGCTTTTGCTTTGTCATCCCAGAAATATTTCCATCCGTTTGCTTCTGTATAAGTAGAGGCAAAGTTTTTAAAATCAACACCTTGAATATGTTCTCCCGCTTGATATAATCCATTGTTGATGTTTTCTACATTTTTCCAAGTTCTAGAATAAAATGCACCTCCTATGATTAATTTTTCAGCAGGAACTCCTTGATTTAATAAATAAGTAACCGCACGGTCTGTAGATTCTTCTTTTGGGTTTGTGCTGTATAAAGGCGTGTGGTGTCCAGTAACAGTAGAATATCCGTTTACTAAATCGTAACTCATAATATTGATACGATTTACCAAAGGAGCTATTGCATGCCAGTCAATTGATTCGTCTAGATATTTTTGAAAACCTCCGGCAGCAAAACTTAGTTCGTATTTTTTTCCTAAAGTAGAACGTAAAATTTTGATTAATTCAGTAAAATTAGGTTTGTCAACCGGTTGGTATAAATGTCCAGGAAGACCTTCGATGGCAGGATATTCCCAATCTAAATCTAAACCGTCAACTTTAAAATAATCGCTTACTTCTTTTACTGATTTAGCAAATTTTAGTCTTCCTTCGGCTGTAGAGAAAGCTTGAGAGCAAGGTTCGCAGCCTCCCCATCCGCCAAGGGAAAGTACAATTTTTAACTGCGGATTTTTAGATTTAAGTGAAACTAAATGTTTAATAGTAATAGAATCCTTTGCCGAATCAACGCTTAATTTTCCATCTTTTAAATGACAAAAACTAAAGATAATTTGATTCAATTTATTGACTTCGTATTCATCGATAAGTTTCGAGTCACCTGTATAGTAAGCTATAATGTCCATTTTTTTGTTTTTCTGTGCGTGGATGTTTGTGGCAAAAATGCACAAGAAGATAAAGGCGAATAAATTGATTTGTTTCATTGTTTATTGTTTTTTGGAGTTTTAAAGCGTTAAAGATAAAACATTAGAATTGAATGTTTGCTATGAATCTAGTAACATAAAATCAATTTTAATAAAGATTTGTGAAATGAATGTTGCTTATGAATGATATAAGTTCATTTTTTAGACTCAGTAAAACGAGATAAAATAGACTTATAATACTTATACCGTTTACGTTAA
This is a stretch of genomic DNA from Flavobacterium endoglycinae. It encodes these proteins:
- a CDS encoding glycoside hydrolase family 18 protein yields the protein MKQINLFAFIFLCIFATNIHAQKNKKMDIIAYYTGDSKLIDEYEVNKLNQIIFSFCHLKDGKLSVDSAKDSITIKHLVSLKSKNPQLKIVLSLGGWGGCEPCSQAFSTAEGRLKFAKSVKEVSDYFKVDGLDLDWEYPAIEGLPGHLYQPVDKPNFTELIKILRSTLGKKYELSFAAGGFQKYLDESIDWHAIAPLVNRINIMSYDLVNGYSTVTGHHTPLYSTNPKEESTDRAVTYLLNQGVPAEKLIIGGAFYSRTWKNVENINNGLYQAGEHIQGVDFKNFASTYTEANGWKYFWDDKAKAPYWYNAQTKTFATSDDLKSIKAKTEYAKAKKLGGIMFWELTLDTFRDGMVNAIYEVKTAK
- a CDS encoding META domain-containing protein encodes the protein MIAVSCNCTKNKKSNISQLEGSWELNYITGPKIAFDGLYPNKKPSINFDLKENRVSGNNSCNTYSGKLVLDGNKIDFTQPMMSTKMMCLDGQGEKIYMNTLQKVTSYDITDDGKTLNFISGDIAVMRFTRK
- the can gene encoding carbonate dehydratase, whose product is MREFYKQILENNKKWVEDSLAKDPNYFADLAKGQSPPLLWIGCSDSRVPANEIIGAKPGEVFVHRNIANMVVHSDMNMLSVLDYAVNVLKVKHVIVCGHYGCGGVKAAMGKQSVGIIDNWLRHIKDEYRLHDKYLNSIEDETERFNTFVEINAKEQVYNLAKTSIVQGAWKNGQDLMLHGWVYGLNSGFVTDLNVTISSNEELDEVYQLDL
- a CDS encoding DUF4251 domain-containing protein — encoded protein: MKTKIYIVMLISILSFSVYGQEKTKKELKAEKELKKQKEIEALIDAKNFVFEAQKLTPQGGRLINLDYGVYFLKFNEEKTTCDLPFFGRGFNVGYGSDGGIKFEGKPENLKIEKKKKSFILKTTVKGKDDVYDLMFTIFFDGGTSLSVNSNNRSPIFYDGEISAPKTDKK
- a CDS encoding superoxide dismutase family protein, whose product is MKKLIVSFAIISALIIGCKTNTKSNDAKTLTVALEPKSNSKVAGTATFTEKNGQVTFTAKVSGLEPGVHAIHIHEKADCSSADGSSAGGHWNPTFKKHGKWGVGEYHKGDIGNFTADAKGNGTITFTTDEWCIGCDDATKNVIGKGLIVHQGTDDFTTQPTGNAGGRVACAGIIK
- a CDS encoding LETM1-related biofilm-associated protein produces the protein MINPSAHGWIDKFFSEQKFSEAIPFETTDSFYYKVRETGFIYGHIIAIDSQVPIAIKGWFKTEISKVALLNTLYHVFCLEKRNSEPRNFINEVLKFYKQMNPEGFNLFKMLLPKDTPSLSLETIIDERVQTNDSIISKNFSHLVTNALLFIDVLAFRKYLEHGEIPEKYLKRIEETVLGIVGLALKTKTVKSQHDDLLIKLFEASIRYSKFSKVTVETLETLHLDYFKNKLEQYYLIDMAGMALWSDGVVENEESYFLYSLGSTMGVSDDFVTQSISTTNTFITTHKQKIPYFNYSNPVKHFYDQMTHSVMKLIVRNKNRLIKEIVQSKELMVLLAYSTTRDLDPKEKKKVKKQLLDICKTIPSLTIFLLPGGSLLLPILIKFIPTMLPSAFNENLDENE